From a single Helicoverpa armigera isolate CAAS_96S chromosome 7, ASM3070526v1, whole genome shotgun sequence genomic region:
- the LOC110377883 gene encoding solute carrier family 22 member 3 isoform X2, whose protein sequence is MVSKETSIKVSEESKEGQFNLDGILSELGSFGKYQLLLLLLLAFRDSFLAMCNFNYVFAAAEVNFRCVVPECESLESGFNASWRSFALPSEPGTCRRLTPLDAVSNSSVDDQFTYTCSPDNFTWNRTMNCDKLIYEDYNSIVAEFDLGCEPWKRTMIGTVHNLGLVFSFIISGLISDKYGRKVIIVGTPLVVGVAGLIKSFSVNYWMLLVFEFLETALGYGNASMVLSLETVSQNQRVMFSCIADLLACIGSAFFGLIAWKVPYWRHLMRAIYAPLLVVVFYIFLIDEGVRWLLAHNKNHEAVRVLNKVAKINNIQLSKKAQQMLMNIAGESKSQQAGENPPSERPHLLSVLRSKKIVVRVLLIAACFICCTFVYNGTIINSASVSGNKYLNLSALMLVQVPTRIVAALTLTSDLVVVGAVLPVRQDVQQLRRVLHVRGGHGSVPHHVAQLAHQHRQHCWTARLRACAADAAAGEIHDRTTKRGIRSGSARSRYVGAAAAGDQPSSLAR, encoded by the exons ATGGTGTCCAAGGAAACTAGTATAAAG GTGTCGGAGGAGAGCAAGGAGGGCCAGTTCAACCTGGACGGCATCCTGAGCGAGCTGGGCAGCTTCGGCAAGTACcagctgctgctgctgctgctgctcgcCTTCCGGGACTCCTTCCTCGCCATGTGCAACTTCAACTATGTCTTCGCAGCTGCCGAGGTCAACTTCAG ATGCGTAGTTCCCGAATGCGAGTCATTGGAGAGCGGGTTCAACGCGTCGTGGCGTTCGTTCGCGCTGCCCAGCGAGCCGGGCACGTGTCGCCGCCTCACGCCACTCGATGCCGTCTCCAACTCCTCGGTAGACGACCAGTTCACCTACACCTGTTCGCCCGACAACTTTACCTGGAACCGCACCATGAACTGCGACAAACTTATTTATGAAGACTATAACAGTATTGTTGCTGAG TTTGACCTGGGCTGTGAGCCGTGGAAGCGGACGATGATTGGCACCGTGCACAACCTGGGACTCGTGTTCTCTTTCATCATCTCAGGACTTATTTCTGATAA ATACGGTCGCAAGGTGATCATCGTGGGCACGCCGCTGGTGGTGGGCGTGGCGGGGCTCATCAAGTCCTTCTCCGTCAACTACTGGATGCTGCTCGTCTTCGAGTTCCTTGAGACTGCGCTCGGATACGGCAACGCTTCTATGGTCTtgt CACTAGAAACCGTCAGTCAGAATCAGCGAGTGATGTTCTCGTGCATTGCCGACCTGCTCGCGTGCATCGGCAGCGCGTTCTTCGGCCTCATAGCGTGGAAGGTGCCCTACTGGCGGCACCTGATGAGAGCCATCTACGCGCCTCTTCTAGTTGTAGTGTTCTACATCTTCCTAATAGACGAGGGTGTCAGGTGGCTGCTGGCGCACAACAAGAACCATGAAGCCGTCAGGGTGCTGAACAAAGTGGCCAAGATCAACAACATACAGCTGTCGAAGAAAGCGCAGCAGATGCTGATGAACATCGCCGGGGAGAGCAAGTCACAACAG GCAGGAGAGAATCCTCCATCAGAGCGACCGCACCTGCTGTCAGTCCTTCGCTCGAAGAAGATCGTGGTGCGCGTGCTGCTGATCGCGGCGTGCTTCATCTGCTGCACGTTCGTGTACAACGGCACGATCATCAACTCGGCCAGCGTGTCGGGCAACAAGTACCTCAACCTGTCGGCGCTGATGCTGGTGCAGGTGCCGACCCGCATCGtggccgcgctcacgctcaccAG CGATCTGGTGGTTGTCGGTGCTGTTCTACCTGTTCGGCAAGATGTGCAGCAGCTACGGCGTGTTCTCCATGTACGTGGTGGCCATGGAAGTGTTCCCCACCACGTCGCGCAACTCGCTCACCAACATCGCCAACACTGTTGGACGGCTCGGCTCCGTGCTTGCGCCGCAGACGCCGCTGCTG GAGAAATACATGACAGGACTACCAAGCGTGGTATTCGGTCTGGTAGCGCTCGGTCCCGCTATGTTGGCGCTGCTGCTGCCGGAGACCAGCCAAGCAGCCTTGCCAGATGA
- the LOC110377883 gene encoding solute carrier family 22 member 3 isoform X1, whose translation MVSKETSIKVSEESKEGQFNLDGILSELGSFGKYQLLLLLLLAFRDSFLAMCNFNYVFAAAEVNFRCVVPECESLESGFNASWRSFALPSEPGTCRRLTPLDAVSNSSVDDQFTYTCSPDNFTWNRTMNCDKLIYEDYNSIVAEFDLGCEPWKRTMIGTVHNLGLVFSFIISGLISDKYGRKVIIVGTPLVVGVAGLIKSFSVNYWMLLVFEFLETALGYGNASMVLSLETVSQNQRVMFSCIADLLACIGSAFFGLIAWKVPYWRHLMRAIYAPLLVVVFYIFLIDEGVRWLLAHNKNHEAVRVLNKVAKINNIQLSKKAQQMLMNIAGESKSQQAGENPPSERPHLLSVLRSKKIVVRVLLIAACFICCTFVYNGTIINSASVSGNKYLNLSALMLVQVPTRIVAALTLTRFGRKAPICVAYTLCCLFFISSAFIPQSIWWLSVLFYLFGKMCSSYGVFSMYVVAMEVFPTTSRNSLTNIANTVGRLGSVLAPQTPLLEKYMTGLPSVVFGLVALGPAMLALLLPETSQAALPDDVTSAENLDKPHEEQGVDNTTQDELPRIAVSVTREK comes from the exons ATGGTGTCCAAGGAAACTAGTATAAAG GTGTCGGAGGAGAGCAAGGAGGGCCAGTTCAACCTGGACGGCATCCTGAGCGAGCTGGGCAGCTTCGGCAAGTACcagctgctgctgctgctgctgctcgcCTTCCGGGACTCCTTCCTCGCCATGTGCAACTTCAACTATGTCTTCGCAGCTGCCGAGGTCAACTTCAG ATGCGTAGTTCCCGAATGCGAGTCATTGGAGAGCGGGTTCAACGCGTCGTGGCGTTCGTTCGCGCTGCCCAGCGAGCCGGGCACGTGTCGCCGCCTCACGCCACTCGATGCCGTCTCCAACTCCTCGGTAGACGACCAGTTCACCTACACCTGTTCGCCCGACAACTTTACCTGGAACCGCACCATGAACTGCGACAAACTTATTTATGAAGACTATAACAGTATTGTTGCTGAG TTTGACCTGGGCTGTGAGCCGTGGAAGCGGACGATGATTGGCACCGTGCACAACCTGGGACTCGTGTTCTCTTTCATCATCTCAGGACTTATTTCTGATAA ATACGGTCGCAAGGTGATCATCGTGGGCACGCCGCTGGTGGTGGGCGTGGCGGGGCTCATCAAGTCCTTCTCCGTCAACTACTGGATGCTGCTCGTCTTCGAGTTCCTTGAGACTGCGCTCGGATACGGCAACGCTTCTATGGTCTtgt CACTAGAAACCGTCAGTCAGAATCAGCGAGTGATGTTCTCGTGCATTGCCGACCTGCTCGCGTGCATCGGCAGCGCGTTCTTCGGCCTCATAGCGTGGAAGGTGCCCTACTGGCGGCACCTGATGAGAGCCATCTACGCGCCTCTTCTAGTTGTAGTGTTCTACATCTTCCTAATAGACGAGGGTGTCAGGTGGCTGCTGGCGCACAACAAGAACCATGAAGCCGTCAGGGTGCTGAACAAAGTGGCCAAGATCAACAACATACAGCTGTCGAAGAAAGCGCAGCAGATGCTGATGAACATCGCCGGGGAGAGCAAGTCACAACAG GCAGGAGAGAATCCTCCATCAGAGCGACCGCACCTGCTGTCAGTCCTTCGCTCGAAGAAGATCGTGGTGCGCGTGCTGCTGATCGCGGCGTGCTTCATCTGCTGCACGTTCGTGTACAACGGCACGATCATCAACTCGGCCAGCGTGTCGGGCAACAAGTACCTCAACCTGTCGGCGCTGATGCTGGTGCAGGTGCCGACCCGCATCGtggccgcgctcacgctcaccAGGTTCGGCAGGAAGGCTCCCATCTGTGTCGCATATACATTGTGCTGTCTCTTCTTTATTTCGTCCGCTTTTATTCCTCAGT CGATCTGGTGGTTGTCGGTGCTGTTCTACCTGTTCGGCAAGATGTGCAGCAGCTACGGCGTGTTCTCCATGTACGTGGTGGCCATGGAAGTGTTCCCCACCACGTCGCGCAACTCGCTCACCAACATCGCCAACACTGTTGGACGGCTCGGCTCCGTGCTTGCGCCGCAGACGCCGCTGCTG GAGAAATACATGACAGGACTACCAAGCGTGGTATTCGGTCTGGTAGCGCTCGGTCCCGCTATGTTGGCGCTGCTGCTGCCGGAGACCAGCCAAGCAGCCTTGCCAGATGACGTCACCAGCGCCGAGAACTTAGACAAGCCTCACGAAGAACAAGGCGTTGACAACACCACGCAGGACGAACTGCCCAGGATTGCCGTCAGTGTCACCAGGGAGAAATGA